A genomic window from Archaeoglobus profundus DSM 5631 includes:
- a CDS encoding PIN domain-containing protein, which translates to MEKNLYDTSKLIDAYKKNKKIQGYTTIFNLIEFPKALELNLIVLYPSKSDYNLALKISTELLKIGKPIPAVDVLISAIAINNGLRVVTKDRHFLFVKDVIDDFEVVVKD; encoded by the coding sequence ATGGAAAAGAATCTCTACGATACAAGCAAACTAATTGATGCATATAAAAAGAATAAGAAAATTCAAGGATATACAACAATTTTTAACCTTATAGAGTTTCCTAAGGCGTTAGAACTCAACCTCATAGTATTATATCCGTCAAAATCTGATTACAACTTAGCCTTGAAGATTTCTACAGAACTGCTAAAAATTGGAAAACCAATACCAGCTGTAGATGTGCTAATTTCGGCAATTGCCATAAACAACGGTTTAAGAGTTGTTACAAAGGACAGGCACTTTTTGTTCGTTAAAGACGTTATAGATGATTTTGAAGTTGTTGTGAAAGATTAG